From the genome of Xyrauchen texanus isolate HMW12.3.18 chromosome 22, RBS_HiC_50CHRs, whole genome shotgun sequence, one region includes:
- the LOC127662665 gene encoding solute carrier family 22 member 7-like has product MKFENLLAEVGGFGKYQITLIVLLVIPRVTLPFHFLLNNFIAAIPSHHCDISHLDADGILGNLSKEERLTISIPEQEDGTPASCHMFSYPQFYLLANNTNTSELSIVECQNGWEYDNSTFKSALAAEFDLVCDRRGLNKATATIFFTGVMVGAAIFGWLSDRYGRKRMLMVSYLSAIVFAVASALSQSFIMFAIMRFFTGMGITGISIISIVLCVEWADIEHRTLAGVMISLDWSISTMILPGIAYLVNDWRSLIVTVTAPLVMAVITWRWIPESARWLIANGRLEEAHLYLSKCASTNNRENRLKAIEPQTLANVIIAENKGDRKYSYRDLVRSPNMRKLAVFTGITWFGVAFTYYGISLNISGFGLNLYLTQFIFGAIEMPAKLLAYLCLDKLGRRYSQVATLIATGSCIGITILIPRDLWLPRTVVAVLGKGFSETSFTCVFLYTTELYPTVLRQNGLGYCSFVARVGVSLAPLVSLLDEVWLPLPQVLFCAVALIAGLLTLLLPETQNVLLPETIEDVEQTRKRSVCSSLD; this is encoded by the exons ATGAAGTTTGAAAACCTGTTGGCTGAGGTTGGGGGATTCGGAAAATACCAGATCACTCTCATTGTGCTTTTGGTGATTCCGCGAGTCACGCTGCCATTTCACTTCTTGTTAAACAACTTTATTGCTGCCATACCATCTCACCACTGTGACATCAGCCATCTAGATGCTGATGGAATCCTTGGGAATCTGAGTAAGGAGGAGAGACTGACTATCAGTATTCCAGAACAGGAAGACGGGACCCCTGCTTCCTGTCACATGTTCTCCTATCCTCAGTTTTACCTGCTggcaaacaacacaaacacttcaGAGCTTTCTATAGTGGAGTGCCAGAATGGATGGGAGTATGACAACAGCACATTCAAATCAGCTTTGGCAGCTGAG TTTGATTTGGTGTGTGACAGGAGAGGTCTGAATAAAGCCACAGCCACCATCTTCTTTACCGGTGTGATGGTTGGAGCAGCTATTTTTGGCTGGCTGAGTGACAG GTATGGCAGAAAACGCATGCTCATGGTGTCTTACCTGTCAGCCATTGTCTTTGCTGTAGCCAGTGCACTCTCTCAGTCCTTCATAATGTTTGCTATAATGAGATTCTTCACTGGAATGGGCATTACGGGAATCAGCATTATCTCCATTGTACTAT GTGTAGAATGGGCTGATATTGAGCACAGGACACTGGCTGGGGTAATGATCAGTCTTGACTGGTCTATCAGCACAATGATATTGCCTGGCATTGCTTATCTCGTCAATGACTGGAGGTCATTGATTGTCACGGTAACAGCTCCCCTGGTAATGGCTGTTATCACATGGAG GTGGATACCAGAGTCAGCACGATGGCTCATAGCCAATGGACGATTGGAAGAGGCCCATCTTTATCTGAGCAAATGTGCCTCAACCAATAACAGAGAAAACAGACTCAAAGCTATCGAACCACAG ACCCTTGCCAATGTAATAATTGCTGAGAACAAAGGAGACAGGAAGTACTCGTATCGGGATCTGGTAAGATCTCCCAACATGAGGAAACTGGCTGTGTTCACAGGAATCACCTG GTTTGGAGTAGCATTCACTTACTATGGCATCAGTTTGAATATATCTGGCTTTGGGCTAAATCTGTACCTGACCCAGTTTATTTTTGGTGCCATAGAGATGCCAGCAAAACTGTTGGCATATCTGTGCCTGGATAAACTGGGCCGCAGATACAGCCAGGTGGCCACACTGATTGCAACAGGGTCATGCATTGGCATCACCATCCTCATTCCCAGAG ATTTGTGGCTGCCTCGAAcagttgttgctgtgttgggtAAAGGGTTCTCAGAGACCTCGTTCACATGTGTTTTCCTATATACTACTGAGCTGTACCCAACCGTGCTACG GCAGAATGGATTAGGCTATTGCTCATTTGTTGCCCGTGTTGGTGTGTCTTTGGCACCTCTTGTTAGCCTCCTGGATGAGGTCTGGCTCCCTCTGCCACAAGTGTTGTTTTGCGCCGTAGCACTCATCGCAGGCCTCCTCACGTTACTCCTGCCGGAGACCCAAAATGTGTTGCTTCCAGAAACTATTGAAGATGTTGAGCAAACGCG gAAAAGATCAGTATGTTCATCACTTGACTGA